The following is a genomic window from bacterium.
TTGGCGATCGTTTCACAATGGACCCGCACGATGCGGCAATTGCCACAAGCTTGATTAAGCCCAAGACTATCATTCCAATTCATCATTCAACTTTTGATATACTTACCGGCACTACTGAAGATTTTAAAAATGAACTGGGAAATGCTGAAAGTAAGCTGCGGATTCTAGCGCCTGGAGAAATTTTTAAGTTCTAAGATAAAAGCATGCATGAAAAACTCAATCCTCTTGGCAGCTTTAACTAAAACACCTGCTGAGCAAAGATTTGCAAATTGATTAACTAGCTTAAATATGATATTTCATGTTTTTGCCAAATTTATGGCCGCTTTCACATCTAGATCTTGAGTAGATTTTAACTTCATCCCCGAATTGCATCTTGGAAGTGCACCAGCGAACAAAGGTTATTCGTAACAAGCGTTTGCTGTGTGGCCTCTAAGACCCTTCTACTGTGAATTATAGTTTTACTTGACTGATGTATATTAAGTGATGTATATTACAATAACTATGATACGCACTCAAATATACCTTCCCGAAAATATCCATAAGCGCTTACTCGCGCTACGTGGTAGTCAGGGGAAATCTCTCGCACAAATTATACGCGAGGCAATCGAAAAGCAGTTTGCAGCAGATGAACCTTCTCAGGAAAATGATATCTTGAAACTTGCCGATCTAAAACTCAAGGGCGGACCAAAGGATCTGTCTAAAAATATCGATCAGTATCTTTATGGTGAGAAGTGAAAATTCTCCTGGATACCGACGTGCTAATCGCCTTAGTCAAAGCAGATGATAGCAACCATAATCGGGTTATTAAACTTTTTAAAAAACACAACAAAGCTGGTCTTTTTATATCTCAATTATGTATCGCAGAAGCTGCAACAGTATTATCTTACCGCCTATCACAAAATGCAGCCCGGTTATTTTTGGAAAATATTAGAAAGCGAAATATCCAAGAGTTGCTGCCATCTCTTGAGAGTATCAGATCCACAGACAAGATCTTCCTGTCCCAATCAGCAAATGGCACATCTTGGATTGATTGCCATAATGTCACGCTAATGCAGCTAGAAAAATTAGACGCAATAGCTTCATTTGATAAATTTTATAGCAAATTCAAATTTACTATAATCAAATAAATTTCCTAATAAAATTATTGTCGAGCTTGAGCCAAGGTCGCGGCGCGGGAATTTTTTCGATGCCGACTTTATTGTAATAAACGAGGGGGAGA
Proteins encoded in this region:
- a CDS encoding PIN domain-containing protein, which translates into the protein MLIALVKADDSNHNRVIKLFKKHNKAGLFISQLCIAEAATVLSYRLSQNAARLFLENIRKRNIQELLPSLESIRSTDKIFLSQSANGTSWIDCHNVTLMQLEKLDAIASFDKFYSKFKFTIIK
- a CDS encoding ribbon-helix-helix protein, CopG family, with product MIRTQIYLPENIHKRLLALRGSQGKSLAQIIREAIEKQFAADEPSQENDILKLADLKLKGGPKDLSKNIDQYLYGEK